A single region of the Silene latifolia isolate original U9 population chromosome 8, ASM4854445v1, whole genome shotgun sequence genome encodes:
- the LOC141596124 gene encoding auxin response factor 3 isoform X2: MMGVLIDLNTTNNEEEEDLNNFQSTKDSNFSVSSSSNFSSPISVCMDLWHACAGPLISLPKKGSFVVYLPQGHLDEQHNMSDFHNNNNNNYNNNNNNNNSNNNNINIPPHVFCRVIDVKLHAEVATDEVYAQVSLIPESQIEEKLRDSESDVDGEEEDFEDAIKSSTPHMFCKTLTASDTSTHGGFSVPRRAAEDCFPPLDYKQQRPSQELVAKDLHGLEWRFRHIYRGQPRRHLLTTGWSAFVNKKKLVSGDAVLFLRGADGELRLGIRRAVQLKGCAAYPSLLTGPMSKNGLTAAFEAISARRAFNVCYNPRASSSEFIVPLRRFMKSVNSSFSVGTRFKMRFEAEDAGERRYTGVVTGLAELDPVRWPGSKWRSLMVRWDDVEVNRHGRVSPWEIEPTGSFPSPSHLMTSGLKRSRIGLPVTKPDFPIPGGTGGSDFGESLGFRKVLQGQEKWGSHSAHDGNDNPHHSISDPRRYFPSGIPPDDYAMSSKGVGFGESYRFQKVLQGQETHLNPASMNRRHENFPTQVFEGVQVSNYGNGNSWLKAASSIDSLTQASSPSSVLMFQQSSIPPRSFPSPLHQQRMMNMEHMSYPSVHAYNSPLNRTDEAIPRGKTSCRLFGFSLTEGEHRVDPERQLGSFPVLPPVYPETRFWPLVEGQPCYKSPSVTKAPAGNDLYSVRDMLLDIAL, from the exons ATGATGGgtgttttaattgacttaaaCACTACtaataatgaagaagaagaagatttaAATAATTTTCAAAGTactaaagattcaaactttagtGTTTCTTCTTCTTCAAATTTTTCATCACCAATTTCTGTTTGTATGGATTTATGGCATGCTTGTGCTGGTCCACTCATTTCTTTGCCTAAAAAAGGCAGCTTTGTTGTTTATTTACCTCAAGGTCACCTTGATGAACAACATAATATGTCTgattttcataataataataataataattataataacaacaacaataataataattcaaataataataatattaatattccTCCTCATGTCTTTTGTAGAGTTATTGATGTCAAGCTTCAT GCTGAAGTGGCTACTGATGAGGTTTATGCTCAAGTTTCTCTAATCCCAGAAAGCCAA ATTGAGGAGAAATTGAGAGACAGTGAGAGTGATGTTGATGGTGAAGAAGAAGACTTTGAAGATGCAATCAAGTCTTCAACACCACACATGTTCTGCAAGACTCTTACTGCTTCTGATACCAGCACTCATGGTGGATTCTCTGTCCCTCGTCGCGCTGCAGAGGACTGTTTCCCTCCCCTG GACTATAAGCAGCAGAGGCCCTCTCAAGAGCTCGTCGCTAAGGATTTGCATGGGCTTGAGTGGAGGTTTCGACACATCTACAGAG GCCAGCCACGAAGACATTTGCTGACTACTGGCTGGAGTGCATTCGTGAACAAGAAGAAGCTCGTGTCTGGCGATGCTGTTCTTTTCCTAAG GGGCGCTGATGGAGAACTGAGGTTAGGCATCCGAAGAGCTGTCCAACTTAAAGGATGTGCTGCTTATCCTAGCCTGTTGACTGGTCCTATGAGCAAGAATGGTCTCACTGCTGCATTTGAGGCAATATCAGCCAGGCGTGCTTTTAACGTGTGCTACAATCCAAG GGCCAGTTCGTCTGAGTTTATCGTACCGCTCCGGAGGTTCATGAAGAGTGTAAATTCTTCTTTCAGCGTTGGGACGAGGTTCAAAATGCGATTTGAGGCTGAAGATGCTGGTGAAAGGAG GTACACGGGGGTAGTTACTGGACTGGCGGAGCTTGATCCTGTCAGATGGCCTGGGTCGAAATGGAGAAGCTTGATG GTGAGGTGGGATGATGTCGAGGTTAACCGCCATGGAAGGGTTTCTCCATGGGAGATTGAACCAACAGGTTCCTTTCCGAGTCCAAGTCACCTAATGACTTCTGGTCTAAAGAGGAGCAGGATTGGTTTGCCTGTAACTAAACCAGACTTCCCGATTCCTG GTGGAACGGGAGGTTCAGACTTTGGGGAATCATTAGGGTTCcgaaaggtcttgcaaggtcaagaAAAATGGGGTTCTCATTCCGCACATGACGGTAATGACAACCCTCACCACTCAATATCCGATCCGAGAAGATATTTTCCTAGCGGCATTCCACCCGATGATTACGCCATGTCTAGCAAAGGCGTAGGATTCGGGGAATCATACCGATTCCagaaggtcttgcaaggtcaagaAACACATTTAAACCCGGCGAGTATGAACCGGAGGCACGAGAATTTCCCGACTCAAGTCTTCGAGGGTGTTCAAGTATCGAACTATGGGAATGGGAATAGCTGGCTTAAGGCTGCCTCTAGTATCGATTCACTGACACAAGCATCTTCACCGTCGTCTGTACTAATGTTCCAGCAATCGAGCATTCCGCCTCGGAGTTTCCCATCACCCTTACATCAACAAAGGATGATGAATATGGAGCATATGAGTTATCCAAGTGTTCATGCTTATAATTCACCTCTGAACAGAACCGACGAGGCGATACCAAGGGGTAAAACTAGCTGTAGGCTGTTCGGTTTCTCGCTTACCGAGGGGGAGCATAGGGTGGATCCCGAGCGACAACTTGGGTCATTTCCAGTTTTACCCCCGGTGTATCCTGAAACTCGGTTTTGGCCTCTTGTTGAAGGGCAACCATGCTACAAGTCGCCGTCAGTGACCAAGGCTCCTGCAGGGAATGATCTTTACTCTGTGAGAGACATGCTTCTTGATATCGCGCTTTAA
- the LOC141596124 gene encoding auxin response factor 3 isoform X1, producing the protein MMGVLIDLNTTNNEEEEDLNNFQSTKDSNFSVSSSSNFSSPISVCMDLWHACAGPLISLPKKGSFVVYLPQGHLDEQHNMSDFHNNNNNNYNNNNNNNNSNNNNINIPPHVFCRVIDVKLHAEVATDEVYAQVSLIPESQQIEEKLRDSESDVDGEEEDFEDAIKSSTPHMFCKTLTASDTSTHGGFSVPRRAAEDCFPPLDYKQQRPSQELVAKDLHGLEWRFRHIYRGQPRRHLLTTGWSAFVNKKKLVSGDAVLFLRGADGELRLGIRRAVQLKGCAAYPSLLTGPMSKNGLTAAFEAISARRAFNVCYNPRASSSEFIVPLRRFMKSVNSSFSVGTRFKMRFEAEDAGERRYTGVVTGLAELDPVRWPGSKWRSLMVRWDDVEVNRHGRVSPWEIEPTGSFPSPSHLMTSGLKRSRIGLPVTKPDFPIPGGTGGSDFGESLGFRKVLQGQEKWGSHSAHDGNDNPHHSISDPRRYFPSGIPPDDYAMSSKGVGFGESYRFQKVLQGQETHLNPASMNRRHENFPTQVFEGVQVSNYGNGNSWLKAASSIDSLTQASSPSSVLMFQQSSIPPRSFPSPLHQQRMMNMEHMSYPSVHAYNSPLNRTDEAIPRGKTSCRLFGFSLTEGEHRVDPERQLGSFPVLPPVYPETRFWPLVEGQPCYKSPSVTKAPAGNDLYSVRDMLLDIAL; encoded by the exons ATGATGGgtgttttaattgacttaaaCACTACtaataatgaagaagaagaagatttaAATAATTTTCAAAGTactaaagattcaaactttagtGTTTCTTCTTCTTCAAATTTTTCATCACCAATTTCTGTTTGTATGGATTTATGGCATGCTTGTGCTGGTCCACTCATTTCTTTGCCTAAAAAAGGCAGCTTTGTTGTTTATTTACCTCAAGGTCACCTTGATGAACAACATAATATGTCTgattttcataataataataataataattataataacaacaacaataataataattcaaataataataatattaatattccTCCTCATGTCTTTTGTAGAGTTATTGATGTCAAGCTTCAT GCTGAAGTGGCTACTGATGAGGTTTATGCTCAAGTTTCTCTAATCCCAGAAAGCCAA CAGATTGAGGAGAAATTGAGAGACAGTGAGAGTGATGTTGATGGTGAAGAAGAAGACTTTGAAGATGCAATCAAGTCTTCAACACCACACATGTTCTGCAAGACTCTTACTGCTTCTGATACCAGCACTCATGGTGGATTCTCTGTCCCTCGTCGCGCTGCAGAGGACTGTTTCCCTCCCCTG GACTATAAGCAGCAGAGGCCCTCTCAAGAGCTCGTCGCTAAGGATTTGCATGGGCTTGAGTGGAGGTTTCGACACATCTACAGAG GCCAGCCACGAAGACATTTGCTGACTACTGGCTGGAGTGCATTCGTGAACAAGAAGAAGCTCGTGTCTGGCGATGCTGTTCTTTTCCTAAG GGGCGCTGATGGAGAACTGAGGTTAGGCATCCGAAGAGCTGTCCAACTTAAAGGATGTGCTGCTTATCCTAGCCTGTTGACTGGTCCTATGAGCAAGAATGGTCTCACTGCTGCATTTGAGGCAATATCAGCCAGGCGTGCTTTTAACGTGTGCTACAATCCAAG GGCCAGTTCGTCTGAGTTTATCGTACCGCTCCGGAGGTTCATGAAGAGTGTAAATTCTTCTTTCAGCGTTGGGACGAGGTTCAAAATGCGATTTGAGGCTGAAGATGCTGGTGAAAGGAG GTACACGGGGGTAGTTACTGGACTGGCGGAGCTTGATCCTGTCAGATGGCCTGGGTCGAAATGGAGAAGCTTGATG GTGAGGTGGGATGATGTCGAGGTTAACCGCCATGGAAGGGTTTCTCCATGGGAGATTGAACCAACAGGTTCCTTTCCGAGTCCAAGTCACCTAATGACTTCTGGTCTAAAGAGGAGCAGGATTGGTTTGCCTGTAACTAAACCAGACTTCCCGATTCCTG GTGGAACGGGAGGTTCAGACTTTGGGGAATCATTAGGGTTCcgaaaggtcttgcaaggtcaagaAAAATGGGGTTCTCATTCCGCACATGACGGTAATGACAACCCTCACCACTCAATATCCGATCCGAGAAGATATTTTCCTAGCGGCATTCCACCCGATGATTACGCCATGTCTAGCAAAGGCGTAGGATTCGGGGAATCATACCGATTCCagaaggtcttgcaaggtcaagaAACACATTTAAACCCGGCGAGTATGAACCGGAGGCACGAGAATTTCCCGACTCAAGTCTTCGAGGGTGTTCAAGTATCGAACTATGGGAATGGGAATAGCTGGCTTAAGGCTGCCTCTAGTATCGATTCACTGACACAAGCATCTTCACCGTCGTCTGTACTAATGTTCCAGCAATCGAGCATTCCGCCTCGGAGTTTCCCATCACCCTTACATCAACAAAGGATGATGAATATGGAGCATATGAGTTATCCAAGTGTTCATGCTTATAATTCACCTCTGAACAGAACCGACGAGGCGATACCAAGGGGTAAAACTAGCTGTAGGCTGTTCGGTTTCTCGCTTACCGAGGGGGAGCATAGGGTGGATCCCGAGCGACAACTTGGGTCATTTCCAGTTTTACCCCCGGTGTATCCTGAAACTCGGTTTTGGCCTCTTGTTGAAGGGCAACCATGCTACAAGTCGCCGTCAGTGACCAAGGCTCCTGCAGGGAATGATCTTTACTCTGTGAGAGACATGCTTCTTGATATCGCGCTTTAA